One window of the Fusobacterium animalis 7_1 genome contains the following:
- a CDS encoding Gx transporter family protein encodes MIKREYREEIYLIALVLLGLYLSLIENIIPKPFPWMKIGLSNISVLIALEKFNSKMALQTILLRVFIQALMLGTLFTPNFIISFSAGLVSTLFMIFLYKFRKYLSLLSISCISAFTHNLLQLIVVYFLLFRNISLNSKSIIIFIVIFLGLGVIMGLITGVIATKINLKRKKI; translated from the coding sequence ATGATAAAAAGAGAGTATAGAGAAGAAATTTATCTAATTGCCTTAGTGCTTTTAGGTTTATATCTTTCTCTTATTGAAAATATAATACCTAAACCATTTCCTTGGATGAAAATTGGTTTATCAAATATATCTGTACTTATAGCACTTGAAAAATTTAATTCAAAAATGGCTCTACAAACTATTTTACTTAGAGTTTTTATACAAGCTCTTATGTTAGGAACATTATTTACTCCTAATTTTATTATAAGTTTTAGTGCTGGACTTGTGAGTACACTATTTATGATTTTTTTATATAAATTTAGAAAATATTTATCATTATTATCTATAAGTTGTATTTCAGCATTTACTCATAATCTTTTACAGCTTATAGTGGTGTATTTCTTACTATTTAGAAATATATCTTTAAATAGTAAATCAATAATAATTTTTATAGTTATTTTTTTAGGATTAGGTGTAATTATGGGCTTAATAACAGGAGTTATAGCTACAAAAATAAATTTAAAAAGAAAGAAAATTTAA
- a CDS encoding ATP synthase subunit I, with the protein MEDIKNLFKKTIIVTIVCFLLGLVFQNKYLLFGISGGCAISVIALYMLSVDTKAIIYSKDIKTAKRIAYIGYAKRYFLHFIFLAVLLYFFKDFKIFLSGFIGTLNVKLTIYTMNALERIKKYLK; encoded by the coding sequence ATGGAAGATATAAAAAATCTTTTTAAGAAAACAATAATAGTAACTATTGTATGTTTTTTACTTGGTTTAGTTTTTCAAAATAAATACCTTTTATTTGGAATTTCAGGAGGCTGTGCAATATCTGTTATAGCCTTATATATGTTGTCAGTTGATACAAAAGCAATTATTTATTCAAAAGATATAAAGACTGCCAAAAGGATAGCTTATATAGGCTATGCAAAAAGATATTTTTTACATTTTATATTTTTAGCAGTATTATTATATTTTTTTAAAGACTTTAAAATTTTTTTAAGTGGATTTATAGGTACATTGAATGTAAAACTCACAATATACACTATGAATGCTCTTGAAAGAATTAAAAAATATTTAAAGTGA
- the rimI gene encoding ribosomal protein S18-alanine N-acetyltransferase, with the protein MIKKLTSNDIDYIEQIFNLEKEIFKSSAFNKSYLDTLIKGNNSFIYVYLIENKVCGYLIILDSIDVYEILAIATIEKYRNKGIAQELLDKIKTKDIFLEVRESNQTAINFYKKNNFKEISIRKNYYSEPTENAIIMKLEVNVNNE; encoded by the coding sequence ATGATTAAAAAATTAACAAGTAATGATATAGATTATATAGAACAAATTTTTAATTTAGAAAAAGAAATTTTTAAAAGTTCTGCTTTTAATAAAAGTTATTTAGATACTTTAATAAAAGGAAATAATTCTTTTATCTATGTTTATTTAATAGAGAATAAAGTCTGTGGATATTTAATAATCCTTGATAGTATAGATGTCTATGAAATTCTTGCAATAGCAACTATTGAAAAATATAGAAATAAAGGTATAGCACAAGAACTTTTAGATAAAATAAAAACAAAAGATATTTTTTTAGAGGTAAGAGAAAGTAATCAAACAGCCATAAATTTTTATAAAAAAAATAATTTTAAAGAAATATCAATTAGAAAAAATTATTATTCAGAGCCAACTGAAAATGCTATTATAATGAAATTGGAGGTAAATGTAAATAATGAATAA
- the glmM gene encoding phosphoglucosamine mutase, whose product MGRYFGTDGIRGEANRELTVEKALKLGYALGYYLRNTYKNEEKIKVVMGSDTRISGYMLRSALTAGLTSMGIYIDFVGVIPTPAVAYITRLKNAKAGIMISASHNPAKDNGIKIFNSEGYKFSDEIENKIEDYMDDLDSILINPLAGDKVGKFKYAEDEYFQYKNYLTQCVKGNFKDMKIVLDTANGAAYRAAKDVFLDLRAELVVINDAPNGRNINVKCGSTHPEILTKVVVGYEADLGLAYDGDADRLIAVDKFGNVIDGDKIIGILALGMKNKGTLKNNKVVTTVMSNIGFEKYLKENDIELLRANVGDRNVLEKMLAEDIVIGGEQSGHIILKDYATTGDGVLSSLKLVEIIRDTGKDLHELVSAIKDAPQTLINVKVNNAKKNTWDKNENITSFIDEANKKYKDEVRILVRKSGTEPLIRVMTEGENKKLVNKLAEDIAKLIEKELN is encoded by the coding sequence ATGGGCAGATACTTTGGAACAGATGGCATTAGAGGGGAAGCCAATAGAGAATTAACTGTTGAAAAAGCATTAAAGCTTGGCTATGCTCTTGGCTATTATTTAAGAAATACTTATAAAAATGAAGAAAAAATAAAAGTAGTTATGGGAAGTGATACTAGAATATCTGGATATATGTTAAGATCTGCTTTAACAGCTGGACTTACTTCAATGGGTATTTATATAGATTTTGTTGGGGTTATTCCTACACCAGCAGTCGCTTATATAACAAGGTTAAAAAATGCCAAAGCAGGTATTATGATTTCTGCTTCACATAATCCAGCAAAAGATAATGGTATAAAAATATTTAATTCAGAAGGTTATAAATTTTCAGATGAAATAGAAAACAAAATTGAAGATTATATGGACGATTTAGATAGTATTTTAATTAATCCTTTGGCTGGGGACAAAGTTGGTAAATTTAAGTATGCAGAAGATGAGTACTTTCAATATAAAAATTATCTTACTCAATGTGTAAAAGGTAATTTTAAGGATATGAAAATTGTTCTTGATACAGCAAATGGAGCTGCATACAGAGCAGCAAAAGATGTATTTTTAGATTTAAGGGCTGAGCTCGTTGTTATAAATGATGCTCCTAATGGAAGAAATATAAATGTAAAATGTGGTTCAACACATCCAGAAATTTTAACAAAAGTAGTTGTAGGTTATGAAGCTGATTTAGGTTTAGCTTATGATGGAGATGCCGATAGACTTATAGCAGTTGATAAATTTGGAAATGTTATAGATGGGGATAAGATTATTGGAATTTTAGCTCTTGGCATGAAAAATAAAGGAACTTTAAAAAATAATAAAGTTGTTACCACTGTTATGAGTAATATAGGTTTTGAGAAATACTTAAAGGAAAATGATATAGAACTTTTAAGAGCAAATGTTGGTGATAGAAATGTTCTTGAAAAAATGTTAGCAGAAGATATTGTTATTGGTGGAGAGCAATCAGGACATATCATTTTAAAAGATTATGCTACAACAGGAGATGGTGTGTTATCATCTTTAAAACTTGTAGAAATTATTAGAGATACAGGAAAAGATTTACATGAATTAGTTTCTGCTATAAAAGATGCTCCTCAAACTCTAATAAATGTAAAAGTTAATAATGCTAAGAAAAATACTTGGGATAAAAATGAAAATATTACATCATTTATTGATGAAGCAAACAAAAAATATAAAGATGAAGTAAGAATTTTAGTAAGAAAATCTGGAACAGAACCTTTAATAAGAGTTATGACAGAAGGAGAAAATAAAAAACTTGTTAATAAATTGGCAGAAGATATTGCTAAGTTAATTGAAAAAGAATTAAATTAA
- the lepB gene encoding signal peptidase I — protein MSTKFWNCAAIFLIIVTLLIVLKFFATKTIFYGVFYFFLTLFFIYIFVKEKDLAKISDARREKYVSKIVKKYDIKNENKIKNIKKVFYYIETIGTALILVVIIQRFYIGNFKIPTGSMIPTIQIGDRVFADMVSYKFTTPKRNSIVVFKEPIQNKVLYNKRIMGLPGEKVKIEDDILYVNGEATNFRRYSNLGIGDREWIIPKKNDKLEIIPEENYNETYKSASFNIGEIQKELKTNSLSIFTFMPNLKFTVNGEETAPVLDFVHDKNILKKLIAGETVEVILDEDYYFALGDNTDNSFDSRYWGFVKESRIRGRALVRFWPLNRIGIVR, from the coding sequence ATGTCAACAAAGTTTTGGAATTGTGCTGCTATTTTTTTGATTATAGTTACACTATTAATAGTTTTAAAGTTTTTTGCAACAAAAACTATATTTTATGGAGTTTTTTATTTTTTTCTAACACTTTTTTTTATCTATATATTTGTAAAAGAAAAAGATTTAGCTAAAATATCTGATGCTCGTAGAGAAAAATATGTTAGTAAAATTGTAAAAAAATATGATATAAAAAATGAAAATAAAATTAAGAATATAAAAAAAGTTTTTTATTATATTGAAACAATAGGTACAGCTCTTATATTAGTTGTAATTATTCAAAGGTTTTATATAGGAAATTTTAAAATCCCTACTGGCTCAATGATACCTACAATACAAATAGGAGATAGAGTTTTTGCTGATATGGTTTCTTATAAATTTACAACACCAAAAAGAAATAGTATTGTTGTTTTTAAAGAACCTATACAAAATAAAGTTTTATATAATAAAAGAATAATGGGACTTCCTGGTGAAAAAGTAAAAATTGAAGATGACATTTTATATGTAAATGGTGAAGCAACAAATTTTAGAAGATATAGCAACCTTGGTATAGGAGATAGAGAATGGATAATTCCTAAAAAAAATGATAAGTTAGAAATTATCCCAGAAGAAAATTATAATGAAACATATAAATCAGCTTCATTTAATATAGGAGAAATTCAAAAAGAATTAAAAACTAATTCTCTATCAATTTTTACTTTTATGCCTAATTTAAAATTTACTGTAAATGGAGAGGAAACTGCTCCTGTTTTAGACTTTGTTCATGATAAAAATATTCTTAAAAAACTTATAGCAGGAGAAACTGTTGAAGTAATATTAGATGAGGATTATTATTTTGCTTTAGGGGATAATACAGATAATAGTTTTGATTCAAGATATTGGGGCTTTGTAAAAGAGAGTAGAATAAGAGGAAGAGCTTTAGTTAGATTTTGGCCTTTAAACAGAATAGGAATAGTAAGATAA
- the atpB gene encoding F0F1 ATP synthase subunit A yields the protein MILGPIEFTTGDLVSGPSIIFSIFGIPVTSTVVTTWFILFCFFLFFKLGTRNLQLIPGKFQTILEGIYEFLDSTIGQILGAWKKKYYIYFATLFLFIFLSNIITFFPIPWFSVKNGVLEIFPAFRTPTADLNTTGGLAILTTILFISVSIKNNGILGYLKGFVEPNPVMLPLNIIGELAKPLNISMRLFGNMFAGMVIMGLVYMAVPFVIPAALHLYFDLFSGLVQSFVFVTLSLVYVQGSIGDAEYIDEEKVVN from the coding sequence GTGATACTAGGACCAATAGAATTTACAACAGGAGATTTAGTATCGGGACCATCTATAATATTTTCAATATTTGGTATTCCTGTTACTTCTACTGTGGTTACAACTTGGTTTATACTGTTTTGCTTTTTTCTGTTCTTCAAATTAGGAACGAGAAACTTACAATTAATACCTGGAAAGTTTCAAACAATTCTTGAAGGAATTTATGAATTTTTAGATTCAACCATTGGGCAAATATTAGGAGCTTGGAAAAAGAAATATTATATATATTTCGCAACTTTATTCTTATTTATATTTTTATCAAATATAATTACATTTTTTCCTATTCCATGGTTCAGTGTAAAAAATGGTGTATTGGAAATTTTTCCAGCATTTAGAACTCCAACAGCAGATTTGAACACAACAGGTGGTTTAGCAATACTGACAACAATCTTATTTATATCTGTATCCATAAAAAATAATGGAATACTTGGATATTTAAAAGGTTTTGTAGAACCAAATCCAGTTATGCTACCATTAAACATCATTGGAGAATTAGCAAAGCCATTGAACATATCTATGAGATTGTTTGGTAATATGTTTGCAGGTATGGTAATAATGGGACTTGTTTATATGGCAGTACCCTTTGTTATTCCAGCAGCACTACATTTGTATTTTGATTTATTTTCAGGTTTAGTACAAAGTTTTGTTTTTGTAACTCTTTCTTTGGTTTATGTTCAAGGCTCAATAGGAGATGCAGAATATATTGATGAAGAAAAAGTGGTAAATTAA
- the recJ gene encoding single-stranded-DNA-specific exonuclease RecJ: protein MKKNTEWILENKTNYEKIFENKREKKLDFIIEDLIENRNLSLDTNFDFNPFDLKDMDIATQRIFEAIKSNQKIYIYGDYDVDGITSVSLLYLALSELGANVDYYIPLRDEGYGLNKEAIQILKNENADLIISVDCGINSIEEINFANELNLDFIITDHHEITGDIPKALAVINSKRDENIYSFKYLAGVGTAFMLVYALYTQMNKLNDLEKYLDIVAIGTVADIVPLVSDNRKFVKRGLKLLNTTKWIGIKQLLRKIFPDNWDTKEYFAYDVGYIIAPIFNAAGRLEDAKQAVSLFVEEDGFKCLSIIDKLLENNAERKNIQKKILEMSIVEIEKKQLYNKNLILVANKSFHHGVIGIVASKILDKYYKPTIIMEIKESEGVATASCRSIDGLNIVECLNSVSDILVKYGGHSGAAGFTIKIENIEEFYQRVDKYIEENFNKDLFIKKLKIEKILAPYKVNYEFLKELEILEPYGAKNHTPIFAFRNCEYENLRFTRNSTEHLMLDIKKDGYYFKNCIFFGGGDYYDTISGSKSIDIAFKLKLETFKDRYMCKLQLEDVKNSNDNIDFQDDYLELNGRDISFPMETVVYPKRPDIEEPLNLIFNDYGVAITKDRTIIENIDSNLAKILTILKNKFNYDFSVKIKKKYLKTENINLHLEIDIIKYNGLKSFPLKDALIFKEIKKLLIGNFEYNSIQKKVLASIFKDKKKTLAIIDRKRGATTIIDTIKCYCKYRNLKLSINNEKEKADFYIFENFTEIEKINFLLTNNILIISNKNVEVNNFNKITDAYSIPKNIEYIDYSDISILKRNNNLYHPFLTNEEKLNILDLIKRNKVIFSTREIIVHF, encoded by the coding sequence ATGAAAAAAAATACTGAATGGATTTTAGAAAATAAAACTAATTATGAAAAAATTTTTGAAAATAAAAGAGAAAAGAAATTAGATTTTATTATTGAAGATTTAATTGAGAATAGAAATCTATCTCTTGATACAAATTTTGATTTTAATCCTTTTGATTTAAAGGATATGGATATAGCTACCCAAAGAATTTTTGAGGCTATAAAAAGTAATCAAAAAATTTATATCTATGGAGATTATGATGTAGATGGAATAACATCTGTTTCTCTTTTATATTTGGCACTTTCTGAGTTAGGTGCAAATGTTGACTATTACATTCCTTTAAGAGATGAAGGTTATGGTTTAAATAAAGAAGCTATACAAATTTTAAAAAATGAAAATGCAGATTTGATTATAAGTGTGGATTGTGGGATTAATTCAATAGAAGAAATTAATTTTGCTAATGAATTAAATTTAGATTTTATAATAACAGACCACCATGAAATAACTGGTGATATTCCAAAAGCTCTTGCTGTTATAAATTCTAAAAGAGACGAAAATATTTATTCTTTTAAATATCTTGCAGGTGTGGGAACTGCTTTTATGTTAGTCTATGCTTTATATACCCAAATGAATAAATTGAATGATTTAGAAAAATATTTAGATATTGTTGCAATAGGTACTGTTGCAGATATAGTTCCCTTAGTTTCAGATAATAGAAAATTTGTAAAAAGAGGTTTAAAACTTTTAAATACTACTAAATGGATAGGTATTAAACAATTACTTAGAAAAATATTTCCTGATAATTGGGATACAAAAGAGTATTTTGCTTATGATGTGGGTTATATTATTGCACCAATCTTTAATGCTGCTGGGCGTTTAGAAGATGCAAAACAGGCAGTAAGTTTATTTGTTGAGGAAGATGGTTTTAAATGTCTTTCAATTATAGATAAACTTTTAGAAAACAATGCTGAAAGAAAAAATATACAAAAAAAGATTTTAGAAATGTCTATTGTTGAAATTGAAAAAAAACAATTATATAATAAAAATTTAATTTTGGTTGCAAATAAATCTTTTCATCATGGAGTTATTGGGATAGTTGCTTCAAAAATTTTAGATAAATATTATAAGCCAACTATAATTATGGAAATTAAGGAAAGTGAAGGTGTTGCTACTGCTTCTTGTAGAAGTATTGATGGTTTAAATATAGTTGAATGTTTAAATTCTGTTTCTGACATTTTAGTTAAGTATGGAGGACATTCAGGTGCAGCAGGTTTTACAATTAAAATAGAAAATATAGAAGAATTTTACCAAAGAGTAGATAAATATATTGAAGAAAATTTTAATAAAGATTTATTCATAAAGAAATTAAAAATAGAAAAAATCTTAGCACCTTATAAAGTAAACTATGAATTTTTAAAAGAGTTAGAAATTTTAGAGCCTTATGGAGCTAAAAATCATACTCCTATTTTTGCTTTTAGAAATTGTGAGTATGAGAATTTAAGATTTACAAGAAATAGCACAGAACATTTGATGTTAGATATAAAAAAAGATGGTTATTATTTTAAAAACTGTATATTTTTTGGTGGTGGAGATTATTATGACACTATTTCAGGTTCAAAAAGTATTGATATAGCTTTTAAATTAAAACTGGAAACTTTTAAAGATAGATATATGTGTAAATTACAACTTGAAGATGTTAAAAATTCCAATGATAATATTGATTTTCAAGATGATTATTTAGAATTAAATGGGAGAGATATTTCTTTCCCAATGGAAACAGTTGTATATCCAAAAAGACCAGATATAGAAGAACCTTTGAATTTGATTTTTAATGATTATGGAGTAGCTATAACAAAAGATAGAACAATTATAGAAAATATAGATAGTAATTTAGCAAAAATTTTAACTATTTTAAAAAATAAATTTAATTATGACTTTTCTGTAAAAATTAAAAAGAAATATTTAAAAACTGAAAATATAAATTTACATTTAGAAATTGATATAATAAAATATAATGGTTTAAAATCTTTTCCTTTAAAAGATGCTTTAATATTTAAGGAGATTAAAAAACTTTTAATTGGAAATTTTGAATATAATTCTATACAAAAAAAGGTACTTGCTTCAATTTTTAAAGATAAGAAAAAAACTTTGGCTATCATAGATAGAAAAAGAGGAGCAACGACAATAATTGACACTATTAAATGTTACTGTAAATATAGGAATTTAAAGCTCTCTATAAATAATGAGAAAGAAAAAGCAGATTTTTATATTTTTGAAAACTTTACTGAAATAGAAAAAATTAATTTTCTATTAACAAATAATATTCTTATAATTTCAAATAAAAATGTTGAAGTTAATAACTTTAACAAAATTACAGATGCTTATTCTATACCTAAGAATATTGAATATATTGATTATAGTGATATAAGTATTTTAAAAAGAAATAATAATTTATATCATCCATTTTTAACTAATGAAGAAAAATTAAATATTTTAGATTTAATAAAGAGAAATAAAGTTATATTTTCCACAAGAGAAATAATTGTACATTTTTAA
- a CDS encoding ABC transporter ATP-binding protein, whose product MSVNIKIENAQKRYGDNIIIENLSLDIKQGEFFTLLGPSGCGKTTLLRMIAGFNSIEKGDFYFNEKRINDLDPAKRNIGMVFQNYAIFPHLTVEQNVEFGLKNRKVSKEEMKAETEKFLKLMQIDEYRDRMPERLSGGQQQRVALARALVIKPDVLLMDEPLSNLDAKLRVEMRTAIKEIQNSIGITTVYVTHDQEEAMAVSDRIAVMKDGEIQHLGQPKDIYQRPANLFVATFIGKTNVLNGNLNGSILKVAGKYDVTLNNIKDKNIKGNVVISIRPEEFVIDESQTKDGIKAFIDSSVFLGLNTHYFAHLESGEKIEIVQESKIDSIISKGTEVYLEIKQDKINVFTEDGSKNILEGVNNDIGVAYAK is encoded by the coding sequence ATGAGTGTAAACATAAAAATAGAAAATGCTCAAAAAAGATATGGAGATAATATTATAATTGAAAATTTATCTCTTGATATAAAACAAGGAGAGTTCTTTACTCTCCTTGGACCTTCTGGTTGTGGAAAAACTACTCTATTAAGAATGATAGCAGGTTTTAATTCCATTGAAAAGGGAGATTTTTATTTCAATGAAAAAAGAATAAATGATTTAGATCCTGCTAAGAGAAATATTGGAATGGTATTTCAAAACTATGCTATTTTTCCACATTTAACTGTTGAGCAAAATGTAGAGTTTGGTTTAAAAAATAGAAAAGTTTCTAAGGAAGAAATGAAAGCAGAAACAGAGAAATTTTTAAAACTTATGCAAATTGATGAATATAGAGATAGAATGCCTGAAAGATTGTCGGGAGGGCAACAACAAAGAGTTGCCTTAGCAAGAGCTTTAGTTATAAAACCTGATGTCTTATTGATGGATGAGCCTTTAAGTAACTTAGATGCAAAATTAAGAGTTGAAATGAGAACGGCAATAAAAGAAATTCAAAATAGTATAGGAATTACAACTGTATATGTAACTCATGATCAAGAAGAAGCTATGGCCGTCAGTGATAGAATTGCAGTTATGAAAGATGGTGAAATTCAACATTTAGGGCAACCAAAAGATATTTATCAAAGACCAGCAAATTTATTTGTTGCAACTTTTATAGGCAAAACAAATGTATTAAATGGAAACCTAAATGGTTCAATTTTAAAAGTAGCTGGAAAATATGATGTAACTTTAAATAATATAAAAGATAAAAATATTAAAGGAAATGTTGTTATTTCAATAAGACCAGAAGAATTTGTAATTGATGAAAGTCAAACAAAAGATGGAATAAAAGCCTTTATAGATAGTAGTGTATTTTTAGGTTTAAACACTCATTATTTTGCTCATTTAGAAAGTGGAGAAAAAATTGAAATAGTTCAAGAATCTAAAATTGATAGTATAATTTCAAAAGGTACAGAAGTTTATTTGGAAATAAAACAGGATAAAATAAATGTTTTTACAGAAGATGGTTCTAAAAATATTTTAGAAGGTGTTAATAATGATATAGGTGTTGCTTATGCTAAGTAA
- the purB gene encoding adenylosuccinate lyase — translation MNNEIYSNPLCERYSSKEMMYNFSPDKKFSTWRKLWIALAESEKELGLNISQEQIEEMKKNIYNIDYELAAKKEKEFRHDVMAHVHTFGTQAPLAMPIIHLGATSAFVGDNTDLIQIKDGLQIIKTKLINVMSNLSKFALDNKSVATLGFTHFQAAQLTTVGKRATLWLQSLMLDLEELEFREKTLRFRGVKGTTGTQASFKDLFNGDFSKVEELDILVSKKMNFDKRFAVTGQTYDRKVDSEIMNLLANIAQSAHKFTNDLRLLQHLKEVEEPFEKSQIGSSAMAYKRNPMRSERISSLAKFVIALQQSTAMVASTQWFERTLDDSANKRLSLPQAFLAVDAILIIWNNIMEGLVVYDKIIEKHIMSELPFMATEYIIMECVKAGGDRQELHERIRVHSMEAGKQVKVEGKDNDLIDRIVNDDYFKLDKTKLLSILKPKNFIGFAPEQTEKFINTEIKPILEKYKNLLGMDSELKV, via the coding sequence ATGAATAACGAAATCTATTCAAACCCATTATGTGAAAGATACAGTTCAAAAGAAATGATGTATAACTTTTCTCCTGATAAAAAATTTTCAACTTGGAGAAAACTTTGGATTGCACTTGCAGAATCTGAAAAAGAATTAGGACTTAATATATCACAAGAGCAAATTGAAGAAATGAAAAAAAATATTTATAATATAGATTACGAACTGGCAGCTAAAAAAGAAAAAGAGTTTAGGCATGATGTTATGGCTCATGTACATACATTTGGTACACAAGCACCTTTGGCTATGCCAATAATACATTTAGGAGCTACAAGTGCTTTTGTTGGAGATAACACAGATTTAATCCAAATTAAAGATGGACTTCAAATTATAAAAACAAAACTTATAAATGTTATGAGTAATCTTTCTAAATTTGCATTGGATAATAAAAGTGTTGCAACTTTGGGATTTACACATTTCCAAGCAGCTCAACTTACAACTGTTGGAAAAAGAGCTACACTATGGTTGCAATCTTTAATGTTAGATTTAGAAGAATTGGAATTTAGAGAAAAAACTTTAAGATTCAGAGGAGTTAAAGGAACTACTGGGACACAAGCAAGTTTTAAAGATTTATTTAATGGTGATTTTTCAAAAGTTGAAGAATTAGATATCTTAGTTTCTAAAAAAATGAACTTTGATAAAAGATTTGCAGTAACAGGACAAACTTATGATAGAAAAGTTGATTCTGAAATAATGAATTTACTTGCAAATATAGCTCAATCTGCTCATAAGTTTACTAATGATTTAAGATTATTACAACATTTAAAAGAAGTTGAAGAACCTTTTGAAAAAAGCCAAATAGGTTCATCTGCAATGGCATATAAAAGAAATCCAATGAGAAGTGAAAGAATTTCATCACTTGCTAAATTTGTTATAGCATTACAACAAAGTACAGCTATGGTTGCTTCAACTCAATGGTTTGAAAGAACTCTTGATGATTCAGCTAATAAAAGATTATCTTTACCACAAGCATTTTTAGCAGTAGATGCAATATTAATTATTTGGAATAATATTATGGAAGGTTTGGTTGTATATGATAAAATAATAGAAAAACATATAATGAGTGAACTTCCATTTATGGCAACTGAATATATAATAATGGAATGTGTAAAAGCTGGTGGAGATAGACAAGAATTGCACGAAAGAATAAGAGTTCATTCTATGGAAGCTGGTAAACAAGTAAAAGTTGAAGGAAAGGATAATGATTTAATAGATAGGATAGTTAATGATGACTACTTTAAATTAGATAAAACTAAATTACTCTCTATTTTGAAGCCTAAAAACTTTATTGGTTTTGCTCCTGAACAAACAGAAAAATTTATCAACACTGAAATAAAACCAATACTGGAAAAATATAAAAACCTTTTAGGAATGGATTCTGAATTAAAGGTATAA
- a CDS encoding ABC transporter substrate-binding protein, whose translation MKKFIKFLLMSISVIFMFVACGGDKEKTEAAPEAQGSNELVIYSPNADDEVNKIIPAFEKATGIKVTLQSMGTGDVLARIAAEKENPQADINWGAISMGVLATTPDLWESYTSENEKNVPDAYKNTTGFFTNYKLDGSAALLVNKDVFKKLGLDPEKFNGYKDLLWPELKGKIAMGDPTASSSAIAELTNMLLVMGEKPYDEKAWEFVEKFIAQLDGTILSSSSQIYKATADGEYAVGVTYENPAVTLLQDGATNLKLVYPEEGSVWLPGAAAIVKNAPHMENAKKFIDFLISDEGQKVVAETSTRPVNTAIKNTSEFIKPFDEIKVAYEDIPYCAEHRKEWQERWTDILTK comes from the coding sequence ATGAAAAAGTTTATTAAATTTTTATTGATGTCTATTAGTGTTATTTTTATGTTTGTTGCTTGTGGAGGAGATAAAGAAAAAACAGAAGCAGCACCAGAAGCCCAAGGCTCAAATGAATTGGTAATTTACTCTCCCAATGCTGATGATGAAGTAAATAAAATTATCCCAGCTTTTGAAAAGGCAACTGGAATAAAAGTTACTTTACAATCAATGGGAACAGGAGATGTTCTTGCTAGAATAGCAGCTGAAAAAGAAAATCCTCAAGCTGATATTAACTGGGGAGCTATAAGTATGGGTGTACTTGCAACTACTCCTGATTTATGGGAAAGCTACACTTCTGAAAATGAAAAGAATGTCCCTGATGCTTATAAAAATACTACTGGTTTCTTTACAAACTACAAATTAGATGGTAGTGCAGCATTACTTGTAAATAAGGATGTATTTAAAAAATTAGGACTAGACCCTGAAAAATTTAATGGATATAAAGATTTACTATGGCCTGAATTAAAAGGTAAAATTGCTATGGGAGATCCAACAGCAAGTAGTAGTGCAATAGCTGAACTTACAAATATGTTACTTGTTATGGGAGAAAAACCTTATGATGAAAAGGCTTGGGAATTTGTTGAAAAATTTATTGCTCAATTAGATGGAACTATCTTATCTTCATCTTCTCAAATCTATAAGGCTACTGCTGATGGAGAATATGCAGTAGGAGTTACTTATGAAAATCCAGCTGTAACATTACTTCAAGATGGAGCTACTAATTTGAAACTTGTTTATCCAGAAGAAGGTTCTGTATGGTTACCAGGAGCTGCTGCAATAGTTAAAAATGCACCTCATATGGAAAATGCTAAAAAGTTTATTGACTTTTTAATTTCAGATGAAGGACAAAAAGTTGTTGCTGAAACTTCAACAAGACCAGTAAATACTGCTATTAAAAATACAAGTGAATTTATAAAACCATTTGATGAAATCAAAGTTGCCTATGAAGATATTCCTTACTGTGCAGAACACAGAAAAGAATGGCAAGAAAGATGGACTGATATATTAACAAAATAG